A genomic window from Meiothermus cerbereus DSM 11376 includes:
- a CDS encoding Gfo/Idh/MocA family protein, with translation MELNVGVVGVGVMGTYHAQVYAGLPGVRLVGVADPDPFRQAAIEQDLEVPAFASPVELLGKVQAVSIASPTSLHFEQARMFLEAGVHVLLEKPMTRTMQEAKELVRLAEKRGVVLQVGHIVRFYRAVNDLMSMVKTPWVLEARRIGNNRRIRDIGVVLDLMIHDLDLVLLLLREKPLRYSVVGRQVEGLDEYAQAVVDFPSGARALFTASRISPQAERSLTITQPGEVLRLDFNSEYTELSLHRAPPVQPDPDRAEPNGRTQVQTERIAIHNDNPLRRQLKHFVDRIQKGEPSLTTLEDDLLALELALELSSALQPVMTR, from the coding sequence ATGGAGCTAAATGTTGGCGTTGTGGGTGTTGGTGTGATGGGGACGTATCACGCTCAGGTATACGCAGGGCTGCCAGGGGTTCGGCTGGTAGGGGTGGCCGATCCCGACCCTTTTCGTCAGGCCGCTATTGAGCAGGATTTAGAAGTACCGGCCTTTGCCAGTCCGGTGGAGCTGCTGGGTAAGGTTCAGGCGGTCTCGATTGCTTCGCCTACCTCACTACACTTCGAACAGGCCCGCATGTTTTTGGAGGCTGGGGTGCATGTGCTCTTGGAAAAGCCCATGACCCGCACCATGCAAGAGGCGAAGGAACTGGTGCGCTTGGCTGAAAAACGCGGGGTTGTTTTGCAGGTGGGGCACATTGTGCGCTTTTACCGGGCCGTAAATGACCTGATGAGCATGGTTAAGACCCCCTGGGTGCTCGAGGCCCGCCGCATAGGCAACAACCGCCGGATACGCGACATCGGGGTGGTGCTCGACCTGATGATTCATGACCTGGATCTGGTGCTGCTGCTTTTGCGGGAAAAGCCCCTGCGCTACAGCGTGGTGGGTCGGCAGGTGGAGGGGCTGGACGAGTACGCCCAGGCCGTGGTGGATTTTCCTTCGGGAGCCCGGGCGCTTTTTACAGCCAGCCGAATTTCCCCCCAGGCCGAGCGTTCGCTGACCATTACCCAGCCCGGTGAGGTGTTGCGCCTGGACTTCAACAGCGAGTACACCGAGCTCTCGTTGCATCGGGCCCCCCCTGTGCAACCCGACCCCGACCGGGCCGAGCCCAACGGGCGTACCCAGGTGCAGACCGAGCGCATTGCCATTCACAACGACAACCCCCTGCGTCGCCAGCTCAAACATTTTGTGGATCGAATTCAGAAGGGGGAACCCTCGCTGACAACCCTCGAGGACGACCTTTTAGCCCTCGAGCTGGCCCTCGAGCTTTCCAGTGCCCTACAGCCAGTGATGACCCGGTAG
- the fabZ gene encoding 3-hydroxyacyl-ACP dehydratase FabZ, whose translation MDIYQILKLLPHRYPFLLIDRVLEVDEKRFRALKNVTFNEPHFQGHFPGYPIMPGVLLIEAMAQGSVAVVIQQPEYKPGGLVFLVGVEEARFKKPVVPGDTLILEGELLGYRRGLGKVKVEARVEGELRAEATLTFVLRSETGGAVQ comes from the coding sequence GTGGACATTTACCAAATCCTGAAGCTTTTGCCGCACCGATACCCTTTTTTGCTGATCGACCGGGTTCTGGAAGTCGACGAGAAGCGCTTTCGGGCCCTAAAAAACGTCACCTTCAACGAGCCCCACTTCCAGGGACATTTTCCGGGCTACCCCATAATGCCGGGAGTGCTGCTGATTGAAGCCATGGCCCAGGGCTCGGTGGCGGTGGTAATCCAGCAACCGGAGTACAAGCCTGGGGGGCTGGTGTTTTTGGTAGGGGTCGAGGAGGCGCGCTTCAAAAAGCCGGTGGTTCCGGGCGATACCCTGATTCTGGAAGGGGAACTCCTGGGCTACCGGCGGGGTTTGGGTAAGGTAAAGGTCGAAGCCCGCGTAGAAGGCGAGTTGCGGGCCGAGGCCACCTTAACCTTTGTGCTGCGTTCTGAGACGGGAGGGGCGGTTCAGTGA
- the lpxA gene encoding acyl-ACP--UDP-N-acetylglucosamine O-acyltransferase, with product MTIHPTAVVSPRAHLASDVKVGPYAVIEGPCEIGPGVELGAHAVIHPFVRLLAGVKVGPHAVLGGEPQDLSFRGQETWLVVGENTVLREGVILHRSTREEQPTRIGSSCYLMGHVHVGHDAQVGNGVILTQGVAVAGHVEIGDYAVIGGLAGIHQFVRIGTRAMIGALSKPTRDVLPFTLAEGSPALHYRLNTVGLRRAGITGERYRALEQAFRAVREGRSLEGLPDTEEVQTLKAFLAAPSRRHLSGFVRGEPSFEG from the coding sequence ATGACCATCCACCCCACGGCAGTGGTTTCGCCCAGGGCCCACCTGGCTTCTGACGTCAAGGTGGGGCCTTACGCCGTTATCGAGGGCCCCTGTGAGATTGGCCCAGGCGTAGAACTGGGGGCCCACGCGGTGATTCACCCATTTGTGCGGCTTTTAGCAGGGGTCAAGGTGGGGCCGCACGCGGTGCTGGGGGGTGAGCCGCAAGACCTGAGCTTCAGGGGGCAGGAGACCTGGCTTGTGGTCGGAGAAAACACGGTGTTGCGCGAAGGCGTGATCTTGCACCGCTCTACCCGTGAAGAACAACCCACCCGTATCGGCTCGAGCTGCTACCTGATGGGTCACGTTCACGTGGGCCACGATGCCCAGGTGGGCAATGGGGTCATTCTGACCCAGGGGGTAGCGGTAGCGGGACACGTTGAGATTGGCGACTACGCGGTGATAGGGGGGCTGGCCGGCATCCACCAGTTTGTGCGGATTGGAACCCGGGCCATGATAGGGGCCCTCTCCAAACCCACCCGGGACGTCCTGCCCTTTACCCTGGCCGAAGGCAGCCCGGCCCTGCACTACCGTCTCAACACGGTGGGGTTGCGCCGGGCGGGCATCACGGGCGAGCGTTACCGGGCGCTCGAGCAAGCCTTCCGAGCTGTGCGCGAAGGCCGCTCCCTCGAGGGCCTGCCCGATACCGAGGAAGTGCAGACGCTCAAAGCCTTCCTGGCGGCTCCTTCCCGGCGCCATCTCTCGGGCTTTGTGCGGGGTGAGCCGAGCTTTGAGGGATAA
- a CDS encoding sugar synthetase translates to MPPNKLHQGQMLDEILLLTNGPGELSTWVPPVLSRLRQEMPKARIELFLIRDQFAAGTEQAKAKGLWLDALSGRAELARRLLGRKARGRGMVLMLGGAPRDAALLGRATGYPAFSYTFDARAHHPGLRAVLVDSERTKAAMQARGVNPARIAVVGNLVVDALKESPVQPAPQADVLLFAGSRPFAARYLLGFLLAVAEQMAARRPELRFAWVRSRLLPEAVVAEALEGGLVKDIGGVGARWVGDRLQTSGGLEVAVLDEPQRYAAMRQASLAITIPGTNTLELALAGLPSLVLLPLHKPEMLPLEGIWHWLLSWPGARNLKAGFVRRLVAQMPHLALPNQWLDERVFPELRGIFSPAEVAARGLELLTPERTQEVRAKLQRLEASPGADNLVEYVLEHSG, encoded by the coding sequence ATGCCACCGAATAAGCTGCACCAAGGCCAGATGCTGGACGAAATTCTGCTCCTGACCAACGGCCCCGGCGAGCTTTCGACCTGGGTACCGCCGGTGCTCTCGCGCTTGCGGCAAGAGATGCCGAAGGCCCGTATCGAGCTGTTCTTGATTCGCGACCAGTTTGCTGCCGGAACCGAGCAGGCCAAGGCCAAAGGGCTCTGGCTGGATGCCCTTTCGGGCCGGGCGGAGCTGGCCCGCAGGCTGCTGGGACGCAAGGCCAGGGGGCGAGGCATGGTGTTAATGCTGGGGGGTGCGCCCCGCGACGCGGCTTTGCTGGGCCGGGCCACGGGCTACCCCGCTTTTTCCTACACCTTCGACGCCAGGGCCCACCACCCTGGCCTGCGAGCGGTGCTGGTGGACTCTGAGCGCACCAAAGCGGCCATGCAGGCTCGAGGGGTGAACCCGGCCCGCATAGCGGTGGTGGGAAATCTGGTGGTGGATGCCCTGAAGGAATCGCCCGTGCAGCCTGCCCCCCAGGCCGATGTGTTGCTGTTTGCGGGTAGTCGCCCCTTTGCCGCCCGCTACCTGCTGGGGTTTTTGCTGGCGGTGGCCGAGCAGATGGCGGCTCGGCGGCCTGAACTCAGGTTCGCCTGGGTGCGCAGCCGCCTGCTGCCGGAGGCGGTGGTGGCCGAGGCGCTGGAGGGTGGGTTGGTGAAGGATATAGGCGGGGTGGGGGCCCGCTGGGTGGGCGACCGCCTGCAAACTTCTGGGGGCCTCGAGGTGGCCGTGCTCGATGAGCCCCAGCGTTATGCCGCCATGCGCCAGGCCTCCCTGGCCATCACCATCCCCGGCACCAACACCCTCGAGCTGGCCCTGGCTGGCCTGCCTTCACTGGTGCTTTTGCCATTGCACAAGCCGGAGATGCTGCCCCTCGAGGGCATCTGGCACTGGCTCTTGAGCTGGCCGGGGGCCAGGAACCTCAAGGCGGGTTTTGTTCGGCGCCTGGTGGCACAGATGCCCCACCTGGCCTTACCCAACCAGTGGCTGGATGAGCGAGTTTTTCCCGAGTTACGCGGTATCTTCAGCCCTGCCGAGGTGGCCGCAAGGGGCCTCGAGCTCCTCACGCCCGAGCGAACCCAGGAGGTGCGGGCCAAGCTGCAGCGCCTGGAAGCCTCGCCCGGCGCTGATAATCTGGTGGAGTATGTGCTGGAGCACAGCGGGTAA
- a CDS encoding ABC transporter ATP-binding protein — protein sequence MNLLQLLRPFWSQILLAAGLAVLPALAQAWLPGRVVKPLFDQVLSGQFERLGQVLWAGAGLLLLLVVSGYALEAFMGYISVKIPAVWRERLFERLLQTDLMALPSSSAGLTGRLVADLKELEGFLFYSLGGLLMQGVLLLALFWQLLLHYTQLTLYLLLVLPPMALLLGWIGSWVTHYSRRTQAALERLFSRMAEGFGRLELVRALHLEDFMRERFRRSNQQQYRLGRTRSLIAALNLPLGQLATTSILGLLLFLGVGAVQRGQMTPGDLTAFLSLLALAITPLQVLSRIGTGFAQAEGAAARLVELLKLPQAPVMGQLRPQALAGELELRQLSFAYPGSPATLQDLNLHIKPGSFTAIVGPSGAGKSTLLRLLLGLYRPSEGQVLLDGRDLQSYDAHWLRSRLAWVPQEPLLFAGTVQENLAALAPKATPEGMLKALATVGLQDEIGLSTLLEDHGGGLSVGQRQRLAIAAALLREARVLLLDEITSALDRSSEGQVMAALEAARAGRTVIVVAHRLSTVQQADQIVVMEGGRIVEVGRHAELMALGGVYAGLWQG from the coding sequence ATGAACCTCCTCCAACTTCTACGCCCCTTCTGGTCGCAAATCCTACTGGCTGCTGGGCTGGCCGTGCTGCCTGCCCTTGCCCAGGCCTGGCTGCCGGGGCGGGTGGTCAAGCCCCTTTTCGACCAGGTGCTTTCCGGACAGTTTGAGCGCCTGGGCCAGGTGCTTTGGGCCGGGGCTGGGTTGCTGTTGCTGCTGGTGGTGAGCGGGTATGCGCTGGAAGCCTTTATGGGCTATATCTCGGTCAAAATTCCGGCGGTCTGGCGGGAGCGGCTGTTCGAGCGCCTGCTGCAAACCGACCTGATGGCCCTTCCGTCCTCTTCCGCCGGGCTGACCGGGCGGCTGGTGGCTGATTTGAAAGAACTCGAGGGCTTTTTGTTTTATAGCCTGGGGGGGCTTCTGATGCAGGGCGTGTTGCTGCTGGCCCTGTTCTGGCAGCTTTTGCTGCACTACACCCAGCTCACCCTTTACCTGCTGCTCGTACTGCCGCCGATGGCTTTGCTGCTGGGCTGGATTGGATCCTGGGTTACCCATTACAGCCGCCGCACCCAGGCCGCCCTGGAGCGGCTCTTCAGCCGCATGGCCGAAGGTTTTGGGCGGCTGGAGCTGGTTCGGGCGCTGCACCTGGAAGACTTCATGCGCGAGCGCTTTCGCCGTAGCAACCAGCAACAATACCGGCTGGGGCGCACCCGCAGCCTGATAGCCGCTTTGAACCTGCCTTTAGGACAGCTCGCCACCACCTCCATTCTGGGTTTGCTGCTTTTTTTGGGGGTGGGCGCGGTACAGCGCGGGCAGATGACGCCAGGCGACCTGACGGCCTTTCTGAGTCTATTGGCCCTGGCCATCACCCCCCTCCAGGTGCTAAGCCGCATTGGAACTGGGTTTGCCCAGGCCGAAGGGGCAGCCGCCCGCCTGGTGGAGTTGCTAAAGCTACCCCAGGCCCCTGTTATGGGCCAGCTCCGGCCCCAGGCCCTGGCGGGGGAGCTCGAGCTGCGCCAGCTTAGCTTTGCCTACCCCGGCAGCCCGGCCACCCTGCAAGACCTCAACCTGCACATAAAACCGGGCTCATTTACGGCCATTGTGGGCCCCTCAGGGGCTGGCAAGAGCACCCTGCTGCGCCTGCTTCTGGGCCTGTACCGCCCCAGTGAAGGGCAGGTTTTGCTGGATGGGCGCGACCTGCAAAGCTACGACGCCCACTGGCTGCGTTCCCGCCTGGCCTGGGTTCCACAGGAACCTTTGTTGTTTGCCGGAACCGTGCAGGAAAACCTGGCTGCTCTGGCCCCCAAGGCCACCCCGGAGGGCATGCTAAAAGCCCTGGCGACGGTGGGCTTGCAGGACGAGATAGGCCTCTCAACCCTGCTGGAAGACCATGGTGGGGGGCTTTCGGTGGGGCAGCGGCAGCGGTTGGCTATTGCGGCGGCGCTGTTGCGGGAGGCTCGGGTGCTTTTGCTCGACGAGATTACCAGCGCACTGGATCGCAGCAGCGAGGGGCAGGTGATGGCGGCCCTCGAGGCCGCTCGAGCTGGCCGCACGGTGATTGTGGTAGCGCATCGCCTCTCCACCGTGCAGCAGGCCGACCAGATTGTGGTGATGGAGGGGGGTCGGATTGTGGAGGTGGGCCGCCACGCCGAGCTGATGGCTCTGGGCGGGGTTTACGCGGGGCTGTGGCAGGGGTAA
- a CDS encoding RNA-binding protein, which translates to MQEYLKKARGGRVVQTPFLEAEALEELRRLAKQEGLRLEAFGGLPLASRQVAVLFPEHIPVVADPTRVVFLAFEGDLEALEDKLRAALEPELLGDIEETREGFLLATLPKGLKTLQDLGIQAQEAAPEQLPKARERTRSVVVPSLRVDVVGAKGFGVSRTYFAQGVKAGKVKLRGKTASAKDEMAEGDYLLAEGLGSLVVKKVLGQTKRGNMKLELEVQRSG; encoded by the coding sequence ATGCAGGAATACCTGAAAAAAGCTCGAGGTGGCCGGGTGGTGCAGACCCCCTTTTTGGAGGCCGAGGCGCTGGAGGAGCTCCGCCGCCTGGCTAAGCAGGAAGGCCTTCGCCTCGAGGCCTTTGGGGGCCTGCCGCTGGCCTCGAGGCAGGTGGCGGTGCTGTTCCCCGAGCACATCCCCGTGGTGGCCGACCCCACCCGGGTGGTGTTCCTGGCCTTTGAGGGGGATCTGGAGGCCCTGGAGGATAAATTGCGCGCAGCACTGGAGCCAGAACTGCTGGGCGATATTGAAGAGACCCGGGAAGGCTTTTTGCTGGCCACCCTGCCCAAAGGGCTCAAAACCCTGCAAGATTTGGGAATCCAGGCCCAGGAAGCCGCCCCTGAGCAGTTGCCCAAAGCGCGGGAACGCACCCGCAGCGTGGTGGTGCCCAGCCTGCGGGTAGACGTGGTGGGGGCCAAGGGCTTTGGGGTTTCGCGCACCTACTTTGCCCAGGGGGTCAAGGCCGGCAAGGTCAAACTGCGGGGCAAAACCGCCTCCGCCAAGGACGAGATGGCCGAGGGCGACTACCTGCTGGCCGAAGGGCTGGGCAGCCTGGTGGTCAAAAAGGTGCTGGGCCAGACCAAGCGGGGCAACATGAAGCTGGAGCTCGAGGTTCAGCGGTCTGGGTAG
- a CDS encoding alpha/beta hydrolase — MSNILVLHGFTSHPILTMGPLPETLRKAGFNVAQPTLPGHGTQPEDLRGVRWLDWLQTAREAYLALPEPRAVVGLSMGGLLAGWLAAEHKTTALVALAPALGFKNRLAYLAPLLQYIKPWAYSTDPAEEARRRAKSPNYPNFPTSALAQLVALQQRVPELLPRVKAPALVLEAAHDDSVPKAAVQRYFDLIGGPHKEYRVYPSQHDMLLDPLAQQISDDITTWLQEKLAT, encoded by the coding sequence ATGTCAAACATTCTGGTTCTACACGGCTTTACCTCTCACCCTATCCTGACCATGGGGCCCCTACCCGAAACCCTCCGCAAGGCCGGATTCAACGTGGCCCAACCCACCCTGCCCGGCCACGGTACCCAACCCGAAGACCTGCGCGGTGTGCGCTGGCTGGACTGGCTCCAGACCGCCCGCGAAGCCTACCTGGCGCTGCCCGAACCCCGGGCCGTGGTGGGGCTCTCGATGGGGGGGTTGCTGGCGGGCTGGCTGGCCGCCGAACACAAAACCACCGCCCTGGTGGCCCTGGCTCCGGCCTTGGGCTTCAAGAACCGCCTGGCCTACCTGGCCCCGCTGTTGCAGTACATCAAGCCCTGGGCTTACAGCACCGACCCTGCCGAAGAAGCCAGGCGACGCGCCAAAAGCCCCAACTACCCCAACTTTCCCACCTCGGCCCTGGCCCAGTTGGTTGCGCTCCAGCAGCGGGTTCCCGAGCTTTTGCCCAGGGTTAAGGCTCCGGCGTTGGTGCTCGAGGCAGCCCACGACGACTCCGTACCCAAAGCCGCAGTGCAACGCTATTTTGACCTGATCGGGGGCCCCCACAAGGAGTACCGCGTCTATCCCAGCCAGCACGACATGCTTTTAGACCCGCTGGCCCAGCAGATTTCCGACGACATCACCACCTGGCTACAAGAGAAGCTCGCAACCTAG
- a CDS encoding glycerate kinase type-2 family protein: protein MRELLVASFQHALEQTHPARLTAAHLPQETPALIVSVGKAAMSMLAAAQERFPRVPFIAVPKAEEGRIWPRADGGQIIPASHPVPDEQSVVAGQKVLQAVSRLKADELLLLLVSGGGSALLCAPWGIDLPTKQALTQALLRSGADIQEVNAVRKHVSALKGGRLAAATPARILALYLSDVPGDDLSVIASGPTVPDPTTFAEALAVLDKYGLDFPQVRAHLIQGARGTLPESPKPGEALFQRVENRLIGSNQVLLEAARSFWQARGYSVVILSDRFQGEARELARFHADLVQSIRVHAQPFRPPVVLLSGGEASVTVRGSGQGGRNQEFLAWLAFYLRQEGLWALAADSDGIDGNTPAAGAILRPDSWNQANRMGLNLKDLLHNNNAHGFFQALGDLLITGETANNLNDFRVLVVDNKG, encoded by the coding sequence ATGCGCGAGCTGCTCGTCGCCAGCTTCCAGCACGCCCTGGAGCAAACCCACCCCGCCCGCCTCACCGCAGCGCACCTGCCACAAGAAACGCCCGCGCTTATCGTTTCGGTGGGAAAAGCAGCCATGAGCATGCTGGCCGCCGCCCAGGAGCGGTTTCCCCGGGTTCCGTTTATCGCGGTGCCCAAGGCCGAGGAAGGCCGCATCTGGCCTCGAGCAGATGGGGGCCAGATCATACCGGCCAGCCACCCCGTCCCCGACGAGCAGAGCGTGGTAGCCGGACAAAAAGTCCTGCAAGCCGTCAGTCGCCTCAAAGCCGACGAGCTGCTGCTGCTTTTGGTCTCGGGGGGTGGCAGCGCGCTCTTGTGTGCACCCTGGGGGATTGACCTACCCACCAAGCAGGCCCTGACCCAAGCACTATTGCGCTCAGGAGCCGATATCCAGGAGGTGAACGCGGTGCGCAAGCACGTCTCGGCCCTCAAGGGCGGGCGGCTGGCGGCGGCCACCCCGGCCCGTATTCTGGCCCTGTACCTTTCCGACGTGCCGGGCGACGACCTCTCGGTGATCGCCTCGGGGCCCACCGTGCCCGACCCGACCACCTTTGCCGAGGCCCTGGCGGTGCTCGACAAGTACGGCCTGGACTTCCCCCAGGTGCGGGCCCACCTGATCCAGGGCGCCAGGGGCACCCTGCCCGAGTCGCCCAAGCCGGGCGAGGCCCTCTTCCAGCGGGTAGAAAACCGGCTTATAGGCAGCAATCAGGTTCTACTCGAGGCCGCCCGGAGCTTCTGGCAGGCCCGGGGGTATTCAGTCGTTATCCTCTCCGACCGTTTCCAGGGCGAGGCCCGCGAGCTGGCCCGCTTCCATGCCGACCTGGTGCAAAGCATCCGCGTCCACGCACAGCCCTTCCGCCCTCCGGTGGTGTTGCTCTCCGGCGGCGAGGCCAGCGTCACGGTGCGGGGGTCGGGCCAGGGGGGGCGCAACCAGGAGTTTCTGGCCTGGCTGGCTTTCTATCTACGCCAGGAGGGCCTCTGGGCTCTGGCCGCCGACTCCGACGGCATTGATGGAAACACCCCTGCGGCGGGCGCCATCTTGCGGCCCGATAGCTGGAACCAGGCCAACCGGATGGGCCTGAACCTCAAGGATTTGCTGCACAACAACAATGCACACGGGTTTTTCCAGGCCCTAGGGGATTTGCTCATCACCGGCGAGACGGCCAACAACCTCAACGATTTTCGGGTGCTGGTGGTGGACAACAAAGGCTAA
- the glcF gene encoding glycolate oxidase subunit GlcF, which yields MQHKIDVEKLGPQGEIMAHAIEACVHCGFCLPACPTYQVLGEEMDSPRGRIFLMKEVLEGHLQLEEAQPYLDKCLGCQGCVTACPSGVPYGELITTYRGWSEPQRQRSPFQKLFRLAIQETLPYPARFRAAARLGQLGKLMKPLLPPLLKAPLELLPDGLPRQEPLPEVVPAEGQRRARVAFLAGCAQQVLQPNFNRATLRVLAQNGVEVVIPKGQSCCGALAMHTGERARALQFARNNLAAFAGDYDAILTNAAGCGSGLKEYPLLFHGEAEQAQAGQLVAKVKDVSVFLVELGLKEVPPLPKPLKVAYHDACHLAHAQQVRAEPRQLLQSIPGLELLEIPEGELCCGSAGTYNLEQPQIAATLGERKARHILATGAELVVTGNIGCFTQIQSHLRKLGREIPVLHTLELLERAYSGGPILPER from the coding sequence ATGCAGCACAAGATTGACGTTGAAAAGCTCGGCCCCCAGGGCGAAATCATGGCCCATGCCATCGAGGCCTGTGTACACTGCGGCTTCTGCCTGCCAGCCTGCCCCACCTATCAGGTGCTGGGCGAGGAGATGGACTCCCCCCGGGGGCGCATCTTCCTGATGAAGGAGGTGCTGGAAGGCCACCTGCAACTAGAGGAGGCCCAGCCCTACCTGGACAAGTGCCTGGGCTGCCAGGGCTGCGTCACGGCCTGCCCCAGCGGGGTGCCCTACGGCGAGCTCATCACCACCTATCGGGGCTGGAGCGAACCCCAGCGACAGCGCTCCCCCTTCCAGAAGCTCTTTCGCCTGGCCATCCAGGAGACCCTCCCCTACCCCGCCCGCTTCCGCGCCGCGGCCCGGCTGGGCCAGCTAGGCAAGCTCATGAAGCCCCTTCTGCCGCCTTTGCTGAAGGCTCCCCTCGAGCTCCTCCCCGATGGGTTGCCCAGGCAGGAGCCCCTGCCCGAGGTAGTACCCGCCGAGGGCCAGCGGCGGGCCCGGGTGGCCTTCCTGGCCGGCTGTGCCCAGCAGGTGTTGCAGCCCAATTTCAACCGTGCCACCCTGCGGGTGCTGGCCCAGAATGGCGTCGAGGTGGTCATCCCCAAAGGCCAGAGCTGCTGCGGCGCACTGGCCATGCACACCGGCGAACGGGCCCGGGCCTTGCAGTTTGCCCGCAACAACCTGGCTGCCTTTGCTGGCGATTACGACGCTATCCTTACCAATGCCGCGGGCTGCGGCTCGGGCCTCAAGGAATACCCCCTGCTCTTCCACGGCGAAGCCGAGCAAGCCCAGGCCGGTCAGCTGGTGGCCAAGGTCAAGGACGTCTCGGTCTTTTTGGTCGAGCTGGGCCTGAAGGAAGTGCCCCCGCTGCCAAAGCCCCTCAAGGTGGCCTACCACGACGCCTGCCACCTGGCCCATGCCCAACAGGTGCGGGCCGAACCGCGCCAATTGCTGCAAAGCATCCCCGGCCTCGAGCTCCTCGAGATTCCCGAGGGGGAGCTGTGCTGTGGCTCGGCAGGTACGTATAACCTCGAGCAGCCCCAAATCGCCGCCACCCTGGGCGAACGCAAAGCCCGCCACATCCTGGCTACCGGGGCCGAGCTGGTGGTCACCGGCAACATCGGCTGCTTTACCCAGATCCAAAGCCACCTGCGTAAGTTGGGGCGGGAAATTCCGGTGCTGCACACCCTCGAGCTGCTCGAGCGGGCCTACAGCGGAGGCCCCATCCTGCCCGAGCGGTAA